GACGTTGACCAGCAGCAGCACGGGGCTCAGAACGAGGGTGCTGTGCAGCAGATAGGTCAGCAGCCATTCAGTCATCGCTGACCTGTTCCTCCAGGAGCGCTTGCAGGCGGCGCAGCTCTTCGGGTGAGGCCTGCTCGCTGTTGAGGGCGGTGGTGAAGAGGCGGAGCGCCGAGCCGTCAAACACACGTCGGATCAGGTCATGGACGGCGTGCTGTTCGACGTCGGCCTGGGTGAGGGCCGCGGCATAGATGTGGGCGTGCTGGTCGGTCTGGGAGGTGAGGTAGCCCTTGTCGAGCATGCCCTGGAGGTTGGTCTGCAGGGACGTGTAGGCCGGCTTGGGTCGATGGGGAAAGACTTGGTGGAGTTGCCGGACCGTGCTGGAACCATGCTGCCAGAGGAGTTTGAGGAGCATGAGTTCGCGGTCAGTAGGGCCAGAGTGAGGGGGACGAGCCATGGAACCTCCTGGTCCACCACTGTATCCGAGTTAACTCGGAGATTCTACGGGTTGACTCGGAGATTGAGAAAATGCTGATTGATGCAGCGAGCCAGTGATTAGGTGATTCGGCAATGCCGACAGGAACGCGGCGAGATCTGAAAGGTGCAGGCAGTGCGGTGTCTGCACCCTGGCCCTAACGCCTTAACGGGTGCTTTCGGATGAATATAG
Above is a window of Deinococcus reticulitermitis DNA encoding:
- a CDS encoding BlaI/MecI/CopY family transcriptional regulator translates to MARPPHSGPTDRELMLLKLLWQHGSSTVRQLHQVFPHRPKPAYTSLQTNLQGMLDKGYLTSQTDQHAHIYAAALTQADVEQHAVHDLIRRVFDGSALRLFTTALNSEQASPEELRRLQALLEEQVSDD